The Pseudoalteromonas translucida KMM 520 genome segment ATTTGTTGCGGCTTTAGCGTTTTCGCTGCCTGATATAACACATCGCCTTGTGTATATTGTGCAAATACAGGTAAGCGTAATAACGAAATAAGTTGTTGAATTTTAGGTTGATGCTCAAAAATCCAAGTAGGGCCTAAATCAAAACTAATAGCACTATTGTGAGTGTCATGTGCTGCTTCAATTCGCCCGCCTAACTGTGGTTTTGCTTCTAATAATAGGTAGGGAATATTGCGTTGCTGTAGCAGGTATGCACTATACAACCCAGCTAAGCCGCCACCAATAATAATAACGGGTTTATTTGTAGTGGGTTTGCTCATAGTAACCTTTATACCTTTGTGGTTTGCATTGTAAGGTGCTGGACTATTTATTAGTATCGCTACTCATGTCGATATTAATAGCGCAGCACTTATTTTAAATATTAAAGAGGCCGCTTTAAGTCTAAAGTAAATTGCTCTACTAGTGATAACTCGCAGGTTTTATAGGTTATTGCGGCACTTAAAGCGTTAGGTAACTTTAATGAGTAGCGCCACTGGCAACTATGCTTAATATAATTTTCGTTACTGGCAATGCTTTTTATAAACAGCTGTAAAATTTGCGTATTGCCAGTTGCAAATTCTAATTTGTTTAACTCAAATTTGCGCTTTTGGATCCAAGTGTTTTGCAGTTGTTTAGCTGTATTTAATTGATCATCAAGGCACTGAATGTAACGCTTAGTAACCTCTGGTGTTGCTTGAGCAGGTAATTTACATGTTTTCTGGGCAAAGCTTACAGAGCTAAAAAATAATAAAACTAAGCTTAATGAATAAATTATAGGGTTACTTTTTTTCATGGTAATTAAACTCTAGCATAAACTTGGCTCCGCCTAATTGCTCAGACTTAGAAATTGTGAGTAATCCACGATACGACTTAACTAAGTCAGATACGATTGCCATACCTACACCATGGCCGCTTTCGTAGGTATCTAAGCGTGTGCCTCTGGTAAGTAGAGATTCGCGTTTGTCTTGTGGTACACCTGGGCCGTCGTCGCTAATACTAATACACAGGGTTTTACCTTGCGCTACTTTAATAGTTACTTGTGAGCGACATGCTTTACAGGCGTTATCAATTAAATTACCGAGTAATTCCATTAGGTCGGTTTTATCACCTAAAAAGTAATCTTTTTTACCTACTTTACAATCGAAAATAATATCTTTATCGCGGTATACTTTACCCATAGCGCTTAAAATAGAGTCTAAAACAGGTTTAATAACGGTTTGTTTTTTCCAAGTGTCGGAAGCACCTGTAGCAGCACGTTTTAATTGATGCTCGATCATCACATTAATGCGATCGAGTTGTTCTTGTGCATCGGCATCATTTGCCAATGGACTAGACTTTAGTACGGCCAATGGTGTTTTAAGTGCGTGGGCTAAGTCGCTTAATGACGCTCTGTAGCGCTCTTTTTGGCGTTGTTGCGACTCAAGTAATAAGTTTAAATCAGCTTTAATTGTTTGTAACTCTACAGGGTATAAACCTTTTATTTCTTGTATATCGCCAGACTCTATCGCTTTAATTTCTTTATCTAGGCGCTGTAGTGGGCGGGCACTCCAAATAAAACCAATAGCCATTAACCCCGCAATTGCTATTCCCATTATAAACATCCAATCAACTAGCGTTTGTTTAAAGCCATCCATAAGCTTTACTAGCGCGTCGTTACGCTTGAGTAAAATAAAGCGTGCTTGCTCAGACTGATCAATATTATTGAGAATAACGGTTAAGCTTAGTTGCCAATAGCTGGTGTTATTATACTCTACACGCCTAAAGTCAGCAGCGCCCGCTTTGGGCTCAATATATTCTGGCGTAAAATTAACATTCACCGCCGACTCAGAATACCAAATAGGTACATCATCGCGGTATATCATTGCGTAGGTATCTGAATTTAAATTATTAAGTTCGGGGGTTAAAATAGTGCTGGGCATAATAATGCCGCGCTCAGTAAAGTCGACTTCAGAAATAAGGGAGTAGAGGTGAGCTTCGAGATTTTTTTCTGTCGCATCAACCAAAGAGGCATAATAAGCGGTGCCTATAGAGTAAAACAAAATAGGCAGGGCGACTAATAAAACAAAGACAAGGATAAATCCTTGCCTTATTTTTAACGATATTTGCGGTGCTACCACTGGCTTTTAAGCCTGTAGCCGCGTCCTCGTAGTGTTTCTACAGGGTTTAATACGCCTTCAGGATCTAATTTTTTACGTAAACGCAGTACAAATACTTCAATTACGTTCGAATCAAGGTCAAAGTCTTGATCGTAAATATGCTCAGTAAGCTCTGATTTAGAAATTACCTTTTGCGGATTAACCATGAGGTATTCTAGTACTTTGTATTCGTATGCAGTTAAGCTTAACTCTTTATCGTCAACCCAGACTTGCTGCGAGCGAGTATGAATTTTAATTGGTCCTGCTGTCATTTCTGGGTTTGCTTTACCTGCGCTGCGGCGAATTAGTGCATTACAACGGGCAATTAGCTCCTCAACATGAAACGGTTTTGTTAGGTAGTCATCTGCACCAGCATCTAAGCCTTCTACTTTGTCTTGCCAACGATCACGCGCTGTTAATATTAAAATAGGAATGGTAATGCCTTGAGCACGGGCTTTATTAATCAGCTCAATCCCGTCTATTTTAGGTAAACCTAAGTCAACCACAGCCATGTCCAGAGGGTACTCGGTGATATGAAAAAGACCCGCTTCACCATCGTGGCATAAGTCTACACTGTAACGTTCTTTTTCTAGAGCATTACGCAGGTTATCTGCTAAGTGTAAATCATCTTCTATAACTAAAATTCGCATCAATCAATCCTTTTTCACTTCGCCAGTTTTTTTATTTATTTTTAAATCTACGACGTGGCCGTCAGATTTTAAAATTCGTACAGTATAAAAATTTATTTTTTCGGTAATTTTTAATGTCGTACCGTCAGTGGTTTCTTTTGCAAGTACTACCGCTTTCTTTTTGCTTATCTCAACACTATTAACCTTGGTTATTGTATTAGCTTGCAGCGTATTAGCAAAACAAATACAAGCGAAAAAGTTGAGGATTAATAATACGCGCATGACGGGACTCCTAGAACAGACCTACTCAGTTTAGTAAACCGAGTTACCAAAATTCAATTAAATACTTAATAAGAATTTTACGGTAACAGTTTAATAATTAACGAGTGAACAAACCCTGAATTTTATAGTGTGATCATTCAGGATTAGGTACATGTGTTATTAAGCAGGGAATACTTTTTTATACGGTTTAACAATTGAGTTTTCATATACACCAGCCGCAACATAAGGGTCGGCTGCTGCCCATTCTCGGGCGGCCTCTAAAGAGTCAAACTGAGCAATTACCAGTGAACCGGTAAAACCAGCATCACTCGGGTCTTCATTATCGATAGCCGGAAGCGGGCCTGCAGTCAGTAAACGGTTTTGCGAATCAAGTTCACTTAAGCGTGCAAGGTGCGCTGGTCGGGCCTCTTTACGCAGTGCTAAGCTGTTTTCAACATCGATTGAATAAATCATGTACAACATAAAGAATCTCATAAAATTTGTTAAATTTAGTTAAGCGTATACTAGCATAGCGTTGAAAAATGGTGAATTAAAAGTGTTTACAGCTTTGTTTACAGTGAGAATATTTTTTTACTGTGTAATTGCTTGAAAAGCGCTGTATAACACTGTTAGAGTCCCATGGATAAGATAAATAATAACAAGGTTTATACATGAGTGAAAATAGAGAGCATTTTAGCTCCCGCCTAGGGTTTATATTAGCAGCGGCGGGCTCTGCTGTGGGCATTGGTAATTTAGTGGGCTTTCCTGTTTCTGCAACAAAAAACGGTGGTGGCGCATTCTTGCTCGTCTATGCCTTGTTTGTCGCATTTATTTGTTTACCCGTAATGATGGCTGAAATGGCCATGGGCCGTAAAGCGCAAAAAGATCCCCTAGGTTCATACAAAATATTGGGCAACAACGATACAAAATGGAAGTTGGCTGGTTTTTTAGCTGTGTTTACTCCTTTTATGATAGCGGTTTTTTATATGGTTATTACCGTATGGATTTTTGGCTATTTAACGCAAACCGCACTTGGTAATTTAGATTCGTTGGCAAACCCTGGACACTTTGGGCTGTTTATTAATAGCTACACTGTATTTGCTTATATGGCAGCTGTGGTACTTGTTGTTAACTTAATTTTGTTAGGTGGCGTAAAGCAAGGAATAGAAAAAGCGGCTAAATTTTTAATGCCGGCATTATTTGTCATGTTAATTGTGTTAGTCGGTTATGTATTAACGCTAGATAACGCGATGGCAGGTGTTAAGTATTATATTATTCCTGATTTTTCTAAAATGAATGCCAGTGTGTTAAATGGTGCGTTAGCGCAAGCATTTTTCTCATTATCGCTAGGTATGGGTATTTTAATGACGTATGCGTCTTATATATCTAAAAAGGACGATATTGTAGGCAGTGCAAAAATGGTCGCGATTACCGACTCATTGGTTGCGTTTGTTGCAGGTTTAATGGTGTTACCGGCTATTTTTAGCTTTGATCCTAATACAGATCCTGCGGCGCTTTCTGATTCATCAGTATCGATGATATTTGTATACCTTCCTAAAATATTGTTAGCACTGCAACATGACATTGGTTACTTTGGTGCATCAGCAGTGGCGTTCTTATTCTTTTTATTAGTATTTTTTGCTGCAATTACATCACTCGTTTCTATTGTAGAAGTACCTACAGCAACATTAAGCGATCGCAAAGGCATAAGCCGTAAAAAAGCATTGGGTATTTTAACCTTAGCCACAGGCGTGCTTACAGTTTTATGTACTATGTCGTTTGGTATGGTAGATAGCTTAACGTCGTTTACTGGTTACGGCGGTCAAAGTAAGAGCTTTTTTGATGTGGTTTACGATGTATTTTACGACACCATCTTACCGTTTAACGGTTTAATGGTGTGTTTATTTGTAATGTACCGCTGGAAAAAAGCAAATTTAAGTAAAGAGTTGAGCATAGGCTCGCCTAATTATGCAGGCAGCTTTATGGAAAAGTATGTTAACTTTTCGCTTTCAACGTTTATTCCAATTATTTTAGCGACTATATTTATAAACACAGTTGCAACTAAGTTTTTTGGATTGAAATTATTTGGTTTTTAAAACTGATTAATATTAATTAAGCCGCGTATTTCGCGGCTTTTTTATGTCTGTAATAAATGTACAGCTAATATCAATTGTATTAACGCTGCAGGGTTGACTTGCGTCCTTGTAAGCCTTAGCCTCCCTGACTTTATTTTATATTATGGTTAAATTCCCACGCTTAACTAATTCATTTTGCGTGTATTTAGGAGCATTCAATGAATAAAGCACAACTAGTTACCGCTATGGCTCAAAAAAGTGAGTTAACTAAAAAAGACGCACAAGCAGCACTTACTAGTTTACAAAAAGTAATTACTAAGTCGCTTGCAGAAGGGGATCAAGTACAAATAAACGGTTTTGGTACTTTTGCATTAAGCTATTACCCTGCACGCACTGGGCGTAATCCACAAACCGGTGCTAGTATTGAAATTGAAGGGGCTAATAAAGCGGTGTTTAAAGCTTCTAAAACGTTAAAAGACCTTCTTTAATTTAATTCCCCGTTAAACACTTTGTTTATAAAAACAAAAAAGGGCATTTTTAAAATGCCCTTTTTTAATTTCCGTTGGAGCTAATTAAAGCGCTGTAGCGGCTTTCATTTTAGTTACAAAGGCTTTTAATTGCGCTGTCATGGTAGGTAAGTCATCAAGGTTTGCTTCGATAATTTTAACCACTGCCGAGCCAGAAATAGCCCCCGCAGCACCGGCATTTAATGCAGCTTTTACATCATCAGGCGTTGAAATACCAAAACCTAATAGCGCAGGTGCGCTATGGTATTCTTTTAATTTAGTTACAATGTTGCCCGCTGGCATTTGCGCTTTTTCGTCAGTGCCGGTAACTCCCGCACGCGACAGTAAATAAGTGTAACCTCTGCCATACGATGCGCATGCGCGAAGCGTGTCGTCATCAGCATTAGGGGTGGCAATAAAGATAGGGTCTACACCGTTTGCCATGGCTGCCTTTCTAAATGTTTTTGACTCATGCAGTGGCACATCGGCCACTAAAATAGAGTCGACGCCGGCGGCTTTAGCATCTTTATAAAAGGTGTCGATACCGCGTTTAAATACTAAGTTTGAATACAGTAATAAACCAATTGGAATATCTGCATTGTACTGGCGTATTTGCTTAATAATATCAAAGCAGTCTTGGGTGTTAATGTGTACATTAAGGGCGCGAATATTCGCTTTTTGTATTACTGGTCCATCTGCAATTGGATCTGAAAACGGAATACCAAGTTCAAGGGCATCAGCGCCGCCATCAATTAAACTTTTAATAATAGCAATACTTTGCTCTTTACCGGGGTCGCCAATGGTTACAAAGGGTACAAATGCCCCATGTTTTTGCTCATTAAGGGTGGCAAACATTTTACCGTAGCGATCTGTATTTACTTGGCTCATATTTGACCTCCTTGCGACAATACATTGTGAACGTGGGCTAAGTCTTTATCGCCTCGGCCACTTAAATTAACCACTATAATGCTTTCATCAGTTAGCGTTTCTGCATATTTAAGTGCATAAGCTAGGGCATGGCTAGATTCGAGCGCCGGAATAATACCTTCATTTTTGGCAAGCGACTGAAAAGCGTCTAGTGCTTCGGTGTCGGTGATGGCTACATATTGTGCACGACCTGTTTCGTGTAAAAATGCATGTTGCGGCCCAACAGCCGGGTAATCAAGACCAGCAGATACAGAGTACGACTCTTCTATTTGGCCGTCGTCATTTTGCATAATATAGGTGTAAGTGCCGTGCAATATACCTTTAGTGCCTTTACAAATAGTGGCACCGTGCTCGTGTGTATCTAAACCTTTACCTGCAGGTTCAACACCAATGAGCTTTACACTTGGCTCGTTAATAAAATCACTAAACATACCAATGGCATTTGAGCCGCCGCCAACACAGGCAATAACGGCATCTGGTAGGCGGCCTTCAGCTTTAAGCACTTGTTGTTTTGCTTCTTCGCCAATAATTTTTTGGTATTCACGCACAATAGTAGGGAATGGGTGTGGGCCCGCTGCAGTACCAAGTAGGTAATGCGCATCTTGATAATTTGCTGACCAGTCACGCAGTGCTTCGTTTACAGCATCTTTTAATGTGCCAGATCCCGCTGTTACCGGAATAACTGTCGCGCCCATTAGCTCCATTCTAAATACGTTTGGTTGCTGACGTTCAACGTCTTTTGCGCCCATGTAAATACGGCATTTCAAACCCAGTAGAGCACAGGCAAGTGCTGTAGCAACACCATGTTGGCCTGCACCTGTTTCGGCAATAACCTCTGTTTTACCCATACGTTTAGTTAATAACGCTTGGCCAAGTACTTGGTTAGTTTTGTGCGCGCCACCGTGCAGTAAATCTTCACGCTTTAAATACAGTTTAACCTTTGGGTTTTTAATTAAATTACGCGTTAAAGTAAGTGGCGTAGGGCGACCCGCGTACTCGTTAAGTAATTTTGAAAGCTCAGCCTGAAACTGTGGATCTTTTTGTGCTTTATTAAATTCGTTTTCTAACTGCTTAAGCGCAGGGACAAGTAGCTCGGGTACAAACATACCGCCAAACTCGCCAAAATAAGCTGGATTTTTCATTTTAACCTCAATAATTTCTAATACTTGTAAATGCGTTTTGTAATTTGTTAGGGCACTTTTTACCCGGAGACTGTTCTACTCCAGAATTAAGGTCTAGCCCTAGGGCGCCTTGAAAAAGTGCCTCTTTAATGTTCTCAGGATTTAAGCCTCCAGCAAGCATAAAGGGGGTGGTGGCATCACGCAGCACCGACCAATCAAAGGTTTTACCTGTACCGCCAGCTTGGGTGTTGCTGTGGGTGTCGTACAAAATGCGATCAACACCGTTTACTGGAGTCGGCAGTGCATCTTTTATTGCTTGTGCTTTCCAAATTTCGCAGTCGGTAGGTAGTTGTGTACGCAAGGTGGTAATGTAATCGTCACTTTCTTGACCGTGTAATTGCACAGCCGCCAATTTTAATACACTTGCGTAGTGGGCTACTTGCTCTATAGGCGCATCTACAAATACCCCAACAAAGTTAAGCGGTGCACTTTGGCTAAGCTCTATGGCGCAGTCTAAGTCGACATAACGAGGCGATTTAGGATGAAAAATTAACCCGCCATATACGGCACCATTTTCATACGCTGCAAGTGCATCTTGGCTGCGTGTTAAGCCACATACTTTGTTATCGCCTAAAATAACTCTTTTGCAGGCTTGCTCTAAATCGCGTTCGCTCATAAGTGAGCTGCCAATTAAAAAGCCATCGCAAAGCGGTGCTAATCGTTTTACGTCTTGGTGGGTGTAAATACCCGACTCAGAAATAACGACTTTATTAGCCGGAATAAGTTTACGTAGTTTTTCGGTAGTGGCCAAATCTGTACTTAAATCGCGTAAATCGCGGTTGTTAATGCCAATTATTTTAGCATCAAGGGCAAGCGCACGGTGTACTTCTGCTTCATTACTTACCTCAGTTAGCACCGACATATTTAACGAGTCAGCAACGCTATGCAGTGCTTTATAGCTTTCATCATCAAGTACTGAGAGCATTAATAATATAGCGTCGCCGCCATAAATACGCGCCATATATACTTGATACTCGTCTATAAAAAAGTCTTTGCAAATAAGAGGCTGTTCTACTTGGCTACGTACAAACTCTAAGTAATCAAAGCTGCCTTGAAAATACTTGGTGTCGGTTAGCACGCTCATACAGCTGGCATACTTTTTATAAACCGAGGTTATTTCAGTTAAATTAAAAGGCTCTCTTATAAGCCCTTTAGACGGCGATGCTTTTTTACATTCTAAAATAAACTGAATGCCAGGGGCTGCAAGTGCTTTATAAAAGCTGCGAGTTGTAGGCACCGCAAGGTGCTTAAAGCTATCTAGTGGGCGAGCGGCTTTGCGCTCAATTAGTTCTAATTTTTTATCAGCAACAATTTTGTCTAATACATTAGCCATTACTTACCTCAATAATTGCATTTAGTGTGTTCATGGCTTGCCCTGAACTTAATAACGTGTGTACTTGTTGTGCGCCGTCTTTTAGCGATTGCGCTTTACCACTTAGGTATAACAGTGCGGCCACATTAACAATAATAGCGGCATTATGCGCTTCATTGCCCTTACCTTGTAAAATAGCAAGAGAGACATTAGCGTTGTATTGTGGGCCTTCACCGGTTAGTTGTTCAAGTGAATAGTTTGCAAGGTCAAAGTCACTTGGGTTAAGCGTATACTCGTTAATGTTGCCATTATTTAACTCAACCACAGTAGTTGGGCCGTGCAGAGCAATTTCGTCGGTGCCAGAGCCATGTACTATCATTGCGCGTTTGGTGCCTAGGGTTCTTAATGTTTGTGCCATAGGTAGGCATAAATTGGGGTCGTATACCCCGAGTAACTGTACTTCAGGCGCTGCTGGATTTACCAAAGGCCCTAAAATATTAAAAATAGTGCGTGTTTTAAGGGTAGTACGTACTCCCATTGCGTGGCGTACGCCTGGGTGATACTGAGGTGCAAACAAAAAAGTAAAGCCTGTTTGCTCTAAGCAATTTGCAGCTTGTGCTGGCGTCATTTCAATATTGATGCCCAATGCTTTGAGTAAATCGGCAGAGCCTGAGTTACTCGAGACACTGCGATTACCGTGTTTTACCATGTTAATACCTGCCGCTGCTGCAACGATAGCAGCGGTAGTGCTAATATTAATTGTATTAGAGCCATCGCCACCGGTACCGCAGCAATCAGCAAGTTGGTTACTGGTAGTATTAAAGGCGAGCGCATTTTCTCGCATAGACGCCGCAGCGCCAGCTATTTCATCGCTGATTTCGCCTTTTGATTTTAACGCTATAAGTAGCGCGCTGAGCTCAATATCACTCATATTACCTTGCATTATTTCATCAAACAGCGCTTTAGATTGCGTGTAGCTTAATGATTGGTTGCTTATCAGTTGCTCAATTGCAGTTTGAATGCTCGCATTGTGCATATTAGCACTGAGAACATTCATGTTTTGCTTGGCTTG includes the following:
- a CDS encoding ATP-binding protein, whose amino-acid sequence is MVAPQISLKIRQGFILVFVLLVALPILFYSIGTAYYASLVDATEKNLEAHLYSLISEVDFTERGIIMPSTILTPELNNLNSDTYAMIYRDDVPIWYSESAVNVNFTPEYIEPKAGAADFRRVEYNNTSYWQLSLTVILNNIDQSEQARFILLKRNDALVKLMDGFKQTLVDWMFIMGIAIAGLMAIGFIWSARPLQRLDKEIKAIESGDIQEIKGLYPVELQTIKADLNLLLESQQRQKERYRASLSDLAHALKTPLAVLKSSPLANDADAQEQLDRINVMIEHQLKRAATGASDTWKKQTVIKPVLDSILSAMGKVYRDKDIIFDCKVGKKDYFLGDKTDLMELLGNLIDNACKACRSQVTIKVAQGKTLCISISDDGPGVPQDKRESLLTRGTRLDTYESGHGVGMAIVSDLVKSYRGLLTISKSEQLGGAKFMLEFNYHEKK
- a CDS encoding response regulator transcription factor; this translates as MRILVIEDDLHLADNLRNALEKERYSVDLCHDGEAGLFHITEYPLDMAVVDLGLPKIDGIELINKARAQGITIPILILTARDRWQDKVEGLDAGADDYLTKPFHVEELIARCNALIRRSAGKANPEMTAGPIKIHTRSQQVWVDDKELSLTAYEYKVLEYLMVNPQKVISKSELTEHIYDQDFDLDSNVIEVFVLRLRKKLDPEGVLNPVETLRGRGYRLKSQW
- a CDS encoding PepSY domain-containing protein; this encodes MRVLLILNFFACICFANTLQANTITKVNSVEISKKKAVVLAKETTDGTTLKITEKINFYTVRILKSDGHVVDLKINKKTGEVKKD
- a CDS encoding YciI family protein yields the protein MLYMIYSIDVENSLALRKEARPAHLARLSELDSQNRLLTAGPLPAIDNEDPSDAGFTGSLVIAQFDSLEAAREWAAADPYVAAGVYENSIVKPYKKVFPA
- a CDS encoding sodium-dependent transporter, with amino-acid sequence MSENREHFSSRLGFILAAAGSAVGIGNLVGFPVSATKNGGGAFLLVYALFVAFICLPVMMAEMAMGRKAQKDPLGSYKILGNNDTKWKLAGFLAVFTPFMIAVFYMVITVWIFGYLTQTALGNLDSLANPGHFGLFINSYTVFAYMAAVVLVVNLILLGGVKQGIEKAAKFLMPALFVMLIVLVGYVLTLDNAMAGVKYYIIPDFSKMNASVLNGALAQAFFSLSLGMGILMTYASYISKKDDIVGSAKMVAITDSLVAFVAGLMVLPAIFSFDPNTDPAALSDSSVSMIFVYLPKILLALQHDIGYFGASAVAFLFFLLVFFAAITSLVSIVEVPTATLSDRKGISRKKALGILTLATGVLTVLCTMSFGMVDSLTSFTGYGGQSKSFFDVVYDVFYDTILPFNGLMVCLFVMYRWKKANLSKELSIGSPNYAGSFMEKYVNFSLSTFIPIILATIFINTVATKFFGLKLFGF
- a CDS encoding HU family DNA-binding protein, which produces MNKAQLVTAMAQKSELTKKDAQAALTSLQKVITKSLAEGDQVQINGFGTFALSYYPARTGRNPQTGASIEIEGANKAVFKASKTLKDLL
- the trpA gene encoding tryptophan synthase subunit alpha, producing the protein MSQVNTDRYGKMFATLNEQKHGAFVPFVTIGDPGKEQSIAIIKSLIDGGADALELGIPFSDPIADGPVIQKANIRALNVHINTQDCFDIIKQIRQYNADIPIGLLLYSNLVFKRGIDTFYKDAKAAGVDSILVADVPLHESKTFRKAAMANGVDPIFIATPNADDDTLRACASYGRGYTYLLSRAGVTGTDEKAQMPAGNIVTKLKEYHSAPALLGFGISTPDDVKAALNAGAAGAISGSAVVKIIEANLDDLPTMTAQLKAFVTKMKAATAL
- the trpB gene encoding tryptophan synthase subunit beta produces the protein MKNPAYFGEFGGMFVPELLVPALKQLENEFNKAQKDPQFQAELSKLLNEYAGRPTPLTLTRNLIKNPKVKLYLKREDLLHGGAHKTNQVLGQALLTKRMGKTEVIAETGAGQHGVATALACALLGLKCRIYMGAKDVERQQPNVFRMELMGATVIPVTAGSGTLKDAVNEALRDWSANYQDAHYLLGTAAGPHPFPTIVREYQKIIGEEAKQQVLKAEGRLPDAVIACVGGGSNAIGMFSDFINEPSVKLIGVEPAGKGLDTHEHGATICKGTKGILHGTYTYIMQNDDGQIEESYSVSAGLDYPAVGPQHAFLHETGRAQYVAITDTEALDAFQSLAKNEGIIPALESSHALAYALKYAETLTDESIIVVNLSGRGDKDLAHVHNVLSQGGQI
- the trpCF gene encoding bifunctional indole-3-glycerol-phosphate synthase TrpC/phosphoribosylanthranilate isomerase TrpF; this translates as MANVLDKIVADKKLELIERKAARPLDSFKHLAVPTTRSFYKALAAPGIQFILECKKASPSKGLIREPFNLTEITSVYKKYASCMSVLTDTKYFQGSFDYLEFVRSQVEQPLICKDFFIDEYQVYMARIYGGDAILLMLSVLDDESYKALHSVADSLNMSVLTEVSNEAEVHRALALDAKIIGINNRDLRDLSTDLATTEKLRKLIPANKVVISESGIYTHQDVKRLAPLCDGFLIGSSLMSERDLEQACKRVILGDNKVCGLTRSQDALAAYENGAVYGGLIFHPKSPRYVDLDCAIELSQSAPLNFVGVFVDAPIEQVAHYASVLKLAAVQLHGQESDDYITTLRTQLPTDCEIWKAQAIKDALPTPVNGVDRILYDTHSNTQAGGTGKTFDWSVLRDATTPFMLAGGLNPENIKEALFQGALGLDLNSGVEQSPGKKCPNKLQNAFTSIRNY
- the trpD gene encoding anthranilate phosphoribosyltransferase — its product is MHNASIQTAIEQLISNQSLSYTQSKALFDEIMQGNMSDIELSALLIALKSKGEISDEIAGAAASMRENALAFNTTSNQLADCCGTGGDGSNTINISTTAAIVAAAAGINMVKHGNRSVSSNSGSADLLKALGINIEMTPAQAANCLEQTGFTFLFAPQYHPGVRHAMGVRTTLKTRTIFNILGPLVNPAAPEVQLLGVYDPNLCLPMAQTLRTLGTKRAMIVHGSGTDEIALHGPTTVVELNNGNINEYTLNPSDFDLANYSLEQLTGEGPQYNANVSLAILQGKGNEAHNAAIIVNVAALLYLSGKAQSLKDGAQQVHTLLSSGQAMNTLNAIIEVSNG